A single window of Cygnus olor isolate bCygOlo1 chromosome 10, bCygOlo1.pri.v2, whole genome shotgun sequence DNA harbors:
- the RUVBL1 gene encoding ruvB-like 1, translated as MKIEEVKSTSKTQRIAAHSHVKGLGLDESGTAKPAGAGLVGQENAREACGVIVELIKSKKMAGRAVLLAGPPGTGKTALALAIAQELGSKVPFCPMVGSEVYSTEIKKTEVLMENFRRAIGLRIKETKEVYEGEVTELTPCETENPMGGYGKTISHVIIGLKTAKGTKQLKLDPSIFESLQKERVETGDVIYIEANSGAVKRQGRCDTYATEFDLEAEEYVPLPKGDVHKKKEIIQDVTLHDLDVANARPQGGQDILSMMGQLMKPKKTEITDKLRGEINKVVNKYIDQGIAELVPGVLFVDEVHMLDIECFTYLHRALESSISPIVIFASNRGNCVIRGTEDVVSPHGIPLDLLDRVMIIRTMLYTPQEMKQIIKLRAQTEGINISEEALNHLGEIGTKTTLRYAVQLLTPANLLAKINGKDSIEKEHIEEINELFYDAKSSAKILADQQEKYMK; from the exons aTGAAGATCGAGGAGGTGAAGAGCACGTCCAAGACGCAGCGCATCGCCGCCCACAGCCATGtcaaggggctggggctggacgAGAGCGGCACCGCCAAGCCGGCGGGGGCCGGGCTGGTGGGGCAGGAGAACGCGAGGGAG GCTTGCGGGGTTATAGTGGAATTaatcaaaagcaagaaaatggcTGGTAGAGCTGTATTGTTGGCAGGACCTCCTGGAACTGGCAAg acTGCTTTGGCTTTAGCTATTGCTCAGGAACTAGGCAGTAAAGTTCCCTTTTGTCCTATGGTTGGAAGTGAAGTCTATTCCACTGAgatcaagaaaacagaagttctaATGGAAAACTTCCGACGGGCAATTG GATTGAGGATTAAAGAGACCAAGGAGGTTTATGAGGGAGAAGTTACAGAACTAACTCCGTGTGAGACTGAAAATCCTATGGGGGGTTACGGCAAAACCATCAGCCATGTAATTATAGGACTCAAAACTGCAAAGGGAACCAAACAGTTGAAG CTGGACCCAAGCATCTTTGAAAGCTTGCAGAAGGAACGAGTGGAAACTGGCGATGTTATTTATATTGAAGCAAACAGCGGAGCCGTCAAG aGGCAAGGCAGGTGTGATACGTATGCTACGGAATTCGACCTTGAAGCTGAAGAGTATGTTCCCTTGCCAAAGGGTGATGTgcacaagaaaaaggaaattattcagGATGTCACCCTGCATGACTTGGATGTGGCCAACGCTCGACCTCAG GGCGGGCAAGACATCCTTTCTATGATGGGTCAATTGATGAAGcctaagaaaactgaaattaccG ATAAACTTcgaggagaaataaataaagtggtaaataaatacattgatCAAGGCATTGCAGAGCTGGTCCCAGGTGTACTGTTTGTAGATGAGGTTCACATGTTGGATATTGAATGTTTCACGTACCTGCACCGAGCACTGGAATCTTCTATTTCCCCCATTGTCATCTTTGCTTCCAATCGAGGAAACTGTGTTATCAG AGGCACAGAGGATGTAGTGTCTCCTCATGGAATACCATTGGACCTGCTGGACAGAGTGATGATTATCCGAACCATGCTGTATACACCCCAAGAAATGAAGCAg ATCATAAAACTTCGTGCTCAGACAGAAGGAATTAATATTAGTGAAGAAGCTCTAAACCATTTAGGGGAAATTGGTACCAAGACAACCTTAAG GTACGCTGTGCAGCTACTGACCCCAGCTAACCTGCTTGCCAAGATTAATGGGAAAGACAGCATTGAGAAGGAGCAtattgaagaaataaatgaacttTTCTATGATGCCAAATCCTCAGCAAAAATCTTGGCTGATCAACAagagaaatacatgaaatgA